In the Pseudoalteromonas ulvae UL12 genome, one interval contains:
- a CDS encoding efflux RND transporter permease subunit: MIAWFTKNHVAANLLMISILLAGLFSLSSKIPLEVFPSFETDRISVSVSLRGATPEDTEQGVAIRIEEAVQDLEGVKQITSRSSEGSASVTIEVDTGYDPREMLADIKSRVDAINTFPADAEKPIVALAERKREVIAVTVASIYSEKETREYAETVRDALLRLPAVTQVDLSGVRDYEIAIEISQDSLRQYELSLKDVASAIGNSSTDVSAGNLKTSGGDVLIRSKGQAYRKDEFAKIAIKTNPDGSIIRLGDIANIKDEFEETPVRTRFNGKQAAFIDVYRIGQQSAIEVADEVKDYIVQQQANLPYGFELSYWDDDSQVVKNRIATLTSSALQGGILVLALLTLFLRPAIAFWVFIGIPISFMGAFIAMPIFGITLNIMSLFGFILVLGIVVDDAIVTGENIYTHLKTSESGEQAAIRGTQEVATPVTFGILTTVAAFLPLAFIEGARGALFAQIPVIVIPVLLFSLIESKFVLPAHLKYLKMRHEKSGPNKFERLQQRFADGFENAILCYYQPILNLALRHKLATLSSFVGVFVIILALVMSGWTKFIFFPRIPSETVRVNLTLPTGTPFEVTNTFVLKMADKAKVLQDKYVDADSGKSVIINILATTGGRGGASNSGGVRFEIIPPEQRSSSITSRELVSEWRQLIGVIPGAESLTFRAEIGRSSDPINVQLTGMSLETLKEVANKVKLRLATYPTVFDIADSLSNGKQELQIELTPQGQALGLTRVNIASQVRNAFFGSQVQRIQRGRDDVRVMVRLPIEERRSIADLQNILIEVPSGGAVPLSHVATLLAGQSPSSIYRIDRYRTVNVTADIEKTNTNMTVLQADLKTYLDELVAQYPGINHSLEGEAKEQRESFGSLAWALLFVFFIIYALLAIPFKSYLQPLIVMSIIPFGMIGAVVGHWIMAMELTIMSLLGMLALIGVVVNDSLVLVDFINKKRLEGRELMDAVLTAGAARFRPVMLTSLTTFIGLMPLLFEKSTQAQFLIPMAVSLGFGILFATFITLLLVPVNYMLVEKMKGLFSNESTASDYSNADKPV; encoded by the coding sequence ATGATTGCTTGGTTTACCAAAAATCACGTTGCTGCAAACCTATTAATGATCAGTATTTTATTGGCGGGTTTGTTTAGCTTGTCGAGCAAGATTCCACTTGAAGTGTTTCCGTCTTTTGAGACCGATCGGATTAGTGTCAGTGTGTCCTTACGAGGAGCAACCCCTGAAGATACCGAGCAAGGTGTGGCGATCCGAATCGAAGAAGCCGTGCAAGATCTTGAAGGGGTAAAACAAATCACCAGTCGTTCTTCAGAAGGTTCTGCATCAGTTACCATTGAAGTTGATACTGGTTATGATCCAAGAGAAATGCTCGCAGACATCAAAAGCCGAGTGGATGCGATTAACACGTTTCCTGCCGATGCTGAAAAGCCGATTGTTGCTTTGGCTGAACGCAAGCGCGAAGTGATTGCTGTCACGGTCGCAAGTATTTATAGCGAAAAAGAAACACGAGAATACGCAGAAACTGTACGGGATGCGTTATTACGTTTGCCAGCGGTCACCCAAGTTGACCTCAGTGGGGTGCGCGATTATGAAATCGCCATCGAGATATCGCAAGATAGTTTGCGTCAATATGAATTGAGCCTCAAAGACGTGGCCAGCGCGATTGGTAATTCAAGTACCGATGTATCAGCCGGAAACCTGAAAACATCAGGTGGTGATGTATTGATCCGCTCAAAAGGACAAGCGTATCGCAAAGATGAGTTTGCCAAAATAGCGATAAAAACCAACCCAGATGGTTCGATTATCCGCTTGGGCGATATCGCCAATATTAAAGATGAATTCGAAGAAACCCCTGTGCGCACTCGTTTTAACGGTAAACAAGCGGCATTCATTGATGTCTATCGGATCGGCCAGCAAAGTGCGATAGAAGTGGCTGATGAAGTTAAAGATTACATTGTACAGCAGCAAGCAAACTTGCCCTATGGATTCGAGTTAAGTTATTGGGATGATGACTCGCAAGTGGTGAAAAACCGAATTGCCACTTTGACAAGCAGCGCGTTACAAGGAGGGATCTTAGTACTGGCGTTATTAACGCTGTTTTTGCGTCCGGCCATCGCTTTTTGGGTTTTTATTGGTATTCCTATCTCATTTATGGGCGCATTTATTGCCATGCCTATATTTGGTATCACATTGAATATTATGAGCTTATTTGGTTTTATTTTGGTGCTCGGCATAGTTGTTGATGATGCCATTGTGACCGGAGAAAATATTTATACCCATCTGAAAACATCTGAAAGTGGTGAACAAGCAGCTATCCGAGGTACACAAGAAGTTGCGACGCCAGTTACGTTTGGCATTTTAACAACTGTGGCTGCTTTTTTACCTTTAGCGTTTATAGAAGGTGCACGAGGCGCATTATTTGCCCAAATCCCAGTGATTGTGATCCCGGTGTTATTGTTTTCATTAATAGAGTCTAAATTTGTTCTGCCAGCACATTTGAAATACCTCAAAATGCGCCATGAAAAGTCAGGGCCAAATAAATTTGAGCGTTTACAACAGCGGTTTGCGGATGGGTTTGAAAACGCTATTTTGTGCTATTATCAGCCGATTTTAAATCTTGCCTTACGTCATAAGCTCGCCACCTTGAGCAGCTTTGTGGGTGTTTTTGTGATTATTTTAGCCTTAGTGATGAGTGGCTGGACTAAGTTTATTTTCTTTCCGCGTATTCCCAGTGAAACAGTGCGCGTTAATTTAACGCTGCCAACTGGTACGCCTTTTGAAGTAACCAACACATTTGTGCTCAAAATGGCAGATAAAGCAAAAGTGCTGCAAGATAAATATGTCGATGCAGACAGTGGTAAGAGTGTGATCATTAATATTCTGGCGACGACAGGTGGCCGAGGTGGCGCCTCAAATTCTGGCGGTGTGCGGTTTGAAATTATTCCACCTGAACAGCGGTCAAGTTCGATCACTTCTCGAGAGTTAGTCAGTGAGTGGCGTCAATTAATTGGGGTGATCCCTGGAGCCGAAAGTCTGACTTTTCGGGCTGAAATTGGTCGCTCGTCTGATCCTATTAATGTGCAGCTAACTGGGATGTCATTGGAGACGCTAAAAGAAGTGGCCAATAAAGTGAAACTACGACTGGCCACCTATCCGACAGTGTTTGATATTGCAGACAGCTTATCAAATGGTAAGCAAGAGCTACAAATAGAACTGACACCACAAGGTCAAGCACTTGGGTTAACGCGGGTGAATATTGCCAGCCAAGTACGTAATGCATTTTTTGGTTCACAGGTTCAGCGCATTCAGCGTGGACGAGATGATGTCAGGGTGATGGTACGCTTGCCAATCGAAGAGCGACGCTCAATTGCTGATTTGCAAAATATCTTAATTGAAGTCCCTTCTGGTGGTGCGGTGCCATTGTCCCATGTCGCTACGTTATTAGCTGGCCAAAGCCCGTCATCAATTTATCGCATTGATCGCTATCGTACTGTGAATGTCACCGCAGATATCGAAAAAACCAATACCAACATGACAGTATTGCAGGCGGATCTTAAAACTTATCTTGATGAATTGGTCGCGCAATATCCTGGAATTAATCATTCATTAGAAGGGGAAGCAAAAGAGCAACGTGAGTCGTTTGGTTCGCTGGCGTGGGCGTTATTATTTGTTTTCTTTATTATTTATGCATTATTAGCCATTCCATTTAAATCGTATTTGCAGCCATTGATCGTTATGAGCATCATTCCATTTGGTATGATTGGCGCTGTGGTTGGGCATTGGATTATGGCAATGGAACTGACCATTATGAGTTTACTTGGCATGCTGGCTCTGATTGGCGTAGTGGTCAATGATTCACTGGTATTAGTCGACTTTATCAATAAAAAACGCCTAGAAGGGCGAGAGTTGATGGATGCCGTGTTAACGGCTGGGGCGGCTCGTTTTCGCCCTGTAATGCTCACCAGCTTAACAACATTTATAGGCTTAATGCCGCTCTTGTTTGAAAAATCAACGCAAGCGCAGTTCTTGATTCCAATGGCGGTGTCGCTCGGATTTGGTATTTTGTTTGCCACTTTTATTACGCTGTTGTTAGTGCCTGTCAATTATATGCTGGTGGAAAAAATGAAAGGGCTTTTTTCGAACGAGAGTACAGCTAGTGATTATTCAAATGCAGATAAACCTGTTTAG
- a CDS encoding efflux RND transporter periplasmic adaptor subunit: protein MNKKTLLPIGIIFVTIGLFALITSNPPSAARGKPSAAPQMTVDVLPISLQSYSVQLDSFGLVQPRTQSVLVAQASGQITKVSSQFRDGGFFEVGDVLIQLDDRDHKAEVKIAESSLLSAKQGLLEEQARVKQAVADWQRLGNGQQANALVLREPQLEAAKAKVLSAEAQLEKARLTLERTKIVAPYAGRVLKKQVDLGQVVSNNAQLATIYAVDYVEIRLPIKNKDLELIALPEQFRDVAHTPLGSSVQFRSDLVQDQTWQGRVVRTESAIDTASQQLYVVAQIDNPYQAKLNQVSPIKIGQYVTAQLQGKTLNDVMVIPNSAIYQGSYVYTVIDGVLKRKDINLRWQNANDAIVATGLAPGELLVLTPLGQVSSGTPVKINGEATAASEADEKQASRAKLEQRAKALGISVEQLMAQRKQARANKEAN from the coding sequence ATGAACAAAAAAACACTTCTGCCCATTGGCATTATCTTTGTAACCATCGGGCTATTTGCTCTTATTACCAGTAATCCACCGAGCGCAGCTCGTGGAAAACCTTCAGCGGCTCCACAAATGACGGTAGATGTATTACCTATTTCGCTGCAATCTTACTCTGTACAACTCGATAGCTTTGGTTTGGTGCAACCGCGTACGCAAAGTGTGCTCGTGGCGCAAGCCAGTGGTCAAATTACTAAAGTGAGTAGTCAATTTCGTGATGGTGGTTTTTTTGAGGTGGGCGATGTACTTATTCAGCTCGATGATCGTGATCATAAAGCAGAAGTGAAAATTGCCGAATCAAGCTTATTGTCTGCTAAACAAGGTTTGCTTGAAGAGCAAGCTCGAGTCAAACAAGCGGTTGCCGATTGGCAGCGATTAGGTAATGGGCAACAAGCTAACGCATTAGTGCTGCGCGAACCTCAATTAGAAGCCGCCAAAGCGAAAGTATTGTCAGCAGAAGCGCAGCTCGAAAAAGCGCGACTCACCTTAGAGCGAACAAAAATAGTGGCACCCTATGCGGGACGTGTGCTGAAAAAACAAGTTGATTTGGGGCAAGTTGTCAGCAATAACGCTCAGTTAGCCACTATCTATGCTGTTGATTATGTTGAAATTCGCTTGCCAATAAAAAATAAAGATTTAGAGCTAATTGCATTACCAGAGCAATTTCGCGATGTTGCGCATACACCATTAGGAAGTAGTGTTCAGTTTCGCTCAGATTTAGTGCAAGACCAAACTTGGCAAGGGCGTGTGGTACGCACCGAAAGCGCCATCGATACCGCCTCTCAGCAATTGTATGTTGTGGCTCAAATTGATAACCCTTATCAAGCCAAGTTAAATCAAGTGTCGCCAATAAAAATTGGCCAGTATGTGACTGCACAGCTTCAAGGTAAGACACTAAATGACGTAATGGTGATCCCAAATAGTGCGATTTATCAGGGAAGCTACGTTTACACTGTTATCGATGGGGTTTTAAAACGAAAAGACATTAATTTACGCTGGCAAAATGCCAATGATGCCATTGTGGCAACAGGGCTTGCACCAGGTGAATTACTGGTATTGACGCCGCTTGGGCAAGTGAGTTCGGGGACGCCAGTAAAAATAAATGGTGAAGCTACAGCTGCCAGTGAAGCTGATGAAAAACAGGCGAGTCGCGCTAAATTAGAGCAACGAGCCAAAGCGCTTGGCATATCAGTTGAACAATTGATGGCACAGCGCAAACAAGCGCGCGCAAATAAAGAGGCGAATTAA
- a CDS encoding efflux transporter outer membrane subunit, giving the protein MGIKIKPIVIGMGLVLSGCMSTEKFDDTYQANLNVPSNWQQTSISSAIDSNWLAQLVDPQIHELVAQALENNYQLKSQAYAVAIKEQLLIASGAALWPSLDVSMRSTRNKANQPVNYSNNHSLNLNLSYELDIWGKLSDSERQANLEYLAQKANFEQAKHTLVADVVTAWFKIIEAEKLMQLYQGWVKNAQQNLTIIESGYQQGLSSALDVYLTRNEVNNERSRVANQQAELSQAKRVLERLVGQYPEGELAVKADLPLLLNEIPTGLPSQLMTRKPALIASWYQLLSKDAALAYAHKQRFPSINLTGSIGNSSNEINQLLSPSSLAWSLIGGISAPLFNGGRLAANEERVRLEREQSEQTYLNTLFDAFSSVENALTAGQSLQQRYLTMLAAQENALAAETLSFEQYQSGLVEYTTVLESQKRAFDAQSSVIQIKTQLITNRINLHLALGGDFSSTTTAIQAD; this is encoded by the coding sequence ATGGGCATAAAAATCAAACCGATAGTGATAGGTATGGGTCTCGTACTCTCTGGGTGCATGAGTACTGAAAAATTTGATGATACGTATCAAGCAAATTTAAACGTACCATCAAATTGGCAGCAAACCAGTATTTCATCAGCTATTGACAGTAATTGGTTAGCGCAGTTAGTTGATCCACAAATACATGAGTTAGTGGCTCAGGCGCTCGAAAATAACTATCAACTGAAATCACAAGCATATGCTGTCGCAATCAAAGAGCAGTTACTTATTGCCTCCGGTGCCGCACTGTGGCCAAGCTTAGATGTTTCGATGCGCAGTACGCGCAATAAAGCGAATCAGCCAGTCAATTATTCAAATAATCATTCCCTTAACCTAAATCTCAGTTATGAACTTGATATTTGGGGCAAGTTGTCAGATTCCGAACGCCAAGCAAACCTTGAATACTTAGCGCAAAAAGCCAACTTTGAGCAAGCTAAACATACGCTAGTGGCCGACGTGGTTACAGCCTGGTTCAAAATAATTGAAGCAGAAAAATTGATGCAGCTTTATCAAGGATGGGTGAAAAATGCACAGCAAAACCTCACTATTATTGAATCAGGTTATCAGCAAGGTCTCAGTAGTGCCCTCGATGTTTATTTGACACGTAACGAAGTAAACAACGAACGTTCTAGAGTGGCCAATCAACAAGCTGAATTGAGTCAAGCCAAGCGGGTGCTTGAGCGTTTAGTTGGCCAGTATCCTGAAGGGGAATTAGCCGTTAAAGCGGATTTACCCTTGCTGCTGAATGAAATTCCGACAGGTTTGCCATCACAATTGATGACGCGTAAACCTGCGTTAATTGCCAGTTGGTATCAGCTACTCAGTAAAGATGCGGCATTGGCTTATGCCCATAAACAGCGTTTTCCAAGTATTAACTTAACGGGTTCGATTGGGAACAGCAGTAATGAAATCAACCAATTATTATCGCCATCTTCATTGGCTTGGTCACTGATTGGCGGAATTTCAGCCCCTCTTTTTAATGGTGGACGATTGGCTGCAAATGAAGAGCGCGTTCGTTTAGAGCGCGAACAATCAGAGCAAACTTACTTAAATACTTTGTTTGATGCATTCAGCTCCGTTGAAAATGCACTCACCGCTGGGCAAAGCTTACAACAGCGCTACTTGACCATGTTGGCAGCGCAAGAAAATGCCTTGGCAGCAGAAACACTTTCATTTGAGCAATATCAAAGTGGATTAGTCGAATATACTACAGTGCTTGAATCGCAAAAGCGTGCATTTGACGCTCAAAGTTCAGTTATTCAAATAAAAACACAGCTCATCACTAATCGTATTAACTTGCACCTCGCACTCGGTGGTGATTTTTCTTCAACGACCACTGCAATACAGGCGGATTAA
- a CDS encoding ATP-binding protein: MNNSTLFPIKGLHSILLLALLVVIFSAGYTSSLLPTSSQSIDENQLVEIANKIDRPLADSINLFGFNTAIQILFSAKAINPELELHLYRKTKSGELQLVSQTVKKAMTPSFTNKVSDNSDFLSIEHLLEVNGAVTGVLIIELRKSAVNYVPFFVFVAITAVIALLAWFYVPIFVGKRIQVNSQKLADELILITEKKDYHLSVSTDIGLGLKSLASLINNLLLSVKENEDLHIKAEEQLQNLQANLERQVINRTQELEKAILSAEQANETKTTFLATMSHEIRTPMNGIIGTIDLLRHTELSGAQFRLSSIIRDSAFSLLGILDDILDFSKIEAGKLHIDYVSFSVPQIVEEVSRVMSSIAHKNNLELNLFIDPNIPQGLLGDPVRVRQVLYNLCSNAIKFTRSTEDQVGTVSIEVLLAQKNHDFNTVDFRISDNGRGMSKVQLARIFQPFSQAEDSITREFGGTGLGLSICKSLTELMYGQIKVSSEIGIGSEFCISIPFTLGDNATIEHKQRLKGKKIALYSPEKAQKDYVKRYLDFLGAQVFEYQQIDAEQKWQNTEGLVWLINGMYDMEEVNKQLRRLSYLLEENQQQVIVLSKLSEAKLTCKNVFYLNALPLCKSSLFNSLFIAFGLHQPKTIQSKKSFNQYQSVESARLSNQLILLVEDNLMNQQVITDQLHLLGYGVEVANDGEQGLQMWREGSYSLILTDLHMPKMSGYDLTKAIRDEGPDRTDLESESIIIAITANALKGEREKCLSHGMNDYITKPVELNVLEKVISHWLPIESEKVVQPIDLERLTSYIGEDSSQHTHFLNMFIEHGNTMVQQLKSAVINDEFEELESAAHQLKSTAQTIGAFKLANSAQNLESECTKQNKDHQVVEHLRDDIEQHFFEAKQYIVQLIEQNKV, from the coding sequence ATGAATAACAGTACTCTTTTTCCAATCAAAGGATTGCACAGTATTCTATTGTTAGCTCTGTTAGTCGTTATATTTAGCGCCGGCTATACTAGCTCATTATTACCAACATCCTCCCAGTCTATTGATGAAAATCAGCTGGTAGAGATCGCAAATAAAATAGACAGACCTCTCGCCGATTCAATCAATTTATTTGGTTTCAATACCGCCATTCAAATCTTGTTTTCTGCTAAGGCAATTAACCCAGAACTCGAATTACACTTATACAGAAAAACAAAATCTGGCGAACTTCAACTCGTCAGTCAAACGGTTAAGAAGGCTATGACGCCATCTTTCACTAACAAAGTCAGCGACAACAGCGACTTCCTTTCCATTGAGCATCTATTGGAAGTAAATGGTGCCGTGACAGGTGTTCTCATTATCGAACTAAGAAAGAGCGCAGTGAACTACGTGCCGTTTTTCGTATTTGTAGCAATCACAGCTGTCATTGCACTTTTAGCATGGTTTTATGTGCCTATTTTTGTTGGTAAACGAATTCAAGTTAACTCGCAAAAGTTAGCAGATGAGTTAATTCTGATTACAGAAAAAAAGGATTATCACTTAAGTGTATCGACTGATATTGGTTTAGGGTTGAAAAGCTTAGCTTCATTGATCAATAACTTACTGCTAAGCGTGAAAGAAAATGAAGATTTACACATTAAAGCAGAAGAACAATTACAAAACCTTCAGGCTAATTTAGAAAGGCAAGTGATTAATCGCACACAAGAGCTCGAAAAAGCAATTCTCTCTGCTGAACAAGCAAATGAAACCAAAACAACCTTTTTAGCGACTATGAGTCACGAAATCCGCACTCCAATGAATGGTATCATAGGGACAATTGATTTATTACGCCACACCGAGCTTAGCGGAGCACAGTTTCGTTTAAGTAGTATTATTCGTGATTCTGCATTTTCGTTATTAGGCATTTTAGATGACATTCTAGACTTTTCTAAAATTGAAGCGGGTAAATTACATATCGACTACGTTTCGTTTTCTGTGCCTCAGATCGTTGAAGAAGTGTCTCGTGTTATGTCCTCAATCGCGCATAAAAACAATTTAGAGCTCAATTTATTTATCGACCCTAATATTCCTCAAGGTTTACTCGGCGATCCGGTCCGAGTCAGGCAAGTACTTTACAACTTGTGTAGTAATGCGATTAAGTTTACTCGCTCTACTGAAGATCAGGTTGGTACAGTTTCTATTGAGGTGCTTTTAGCACAAAAAAATCATGACTTTAATACCGTTGATTTCAGAATATCTGACAATGGCCGTGGCATGAGCAAAGTTCAGCTGGCGAGGATTTTTCAGCCTTTTAGTCAAGCAGAAGACAGTATTACACGAGAGTTTGGTGGTACAGGTTTAGGTTTATCTATCTGTAAAAGCCTAACAGAACTCATGTATGGCCAAATAAAAGTAAGTAGTGAAATAGGCATTGGCAGTGAGTTTTGTATTAGCATTCCTTTTACCCTCGGTGACAATGCGACCATCGAGCATAAACAGCGCCTTAAAGGCAAGAAAATCGCTTTATACAGCCCTGAAAAAGCACAAAAAGACTATGTGAAGCGTTATTTAGACTTTTTAGGGGCTCAAGTATTTGAGTACCAGCAAATTGATGCTGAGCAAAAGTGGCAAAACACGGAAGGTTTAGTCTGGTTAATCAATGGCATGTACGATATGGAGGAAGTTAACAAGCAATTGCGCCGTTTAAGTTACTTGCTTGAAGAAAATCAACAACAAGTAATTGTTTTAAGTAAGCTCAGTGAAGCGAAATTAACCTGTAAAAATGTCTTTTATTTAAATGCATTACCCTTATGCAAAAGCAGTTTGTTTAATTCATTATTTATTGCATTTGGCTTACATCAACCTAAAACAATTCAATCGAAAAAGTCATTTAACCAATATCAATCCGTCGAAAGCGCGCGATTAAGTAACCAGCTCATTTTACTCGTTGAAGACAACCTAATGAATCAGCAAGTGATCACCGATCAGCTTCACTTACTTGGTTATGGGGTTGAAGTCGCCAACGATGGTGAACAAGGCTTACAAATGTGGCGTGAGGGCAGTTATTCTTTAATATTAACTGATTTACATATGCCTAAAATGTCAGGCTACGATCTCACAAAAGCAATTCGTGACGAAGGCCCTGACCGCACTGATTTAGAGTCTGAAAGCATCATAATCGCCATTACTGCAAATGCCTTAAAAGGTGAACGCGAAAAGTGCTTATCTCATGGCATGAATGATTACATTACCAAACCAGTTGAGCTAAATGTCCTTGAAAAAGTGATTTCTCACTGGTTACCAATTGAATCGGAGAAGGTCGTCCAACCTATCGATTTAGAGCGACTCACCAGCTACATTGGTGAAGACAGTTCACAGCACACGCACTTTTTGAATATGTTCATTGAGCATGGCAACACTATGGTTCAACAGCTCAAATCAGCGGTCATAAATGACGAATTTGAAGAATTAGAGAGTGCCGCTCATCAACTAAAATCAACCGCACAAACAATCGGGGCATTTAAACTAGCGAATTCTGCGCAAAACCTAGAGTCAGAGTGCACCAAGCAAAACAAAGATCATCAAGTGGTTGAACACTTAAGAGATGATATTGAGCAACATTTTTTTGAAGCAAAACAGTACATAGTGCAGCTTATCGAACAAAATAAAGTATAA
- a CDS encoding oxidative damage protection protein — translation MARTVFCQKLQKEAEGLAFQLYPGEVGEKIFNNISKEAWAQWQHKQTMLINEKHLNMMDLEHRSFLEEQMIGFLFEGKEVEIEGYKPV, via the coding sequence ATGGCACGTACAGTATTTTGTCAAAAGCTACAAAAAGAAGCTGAAGGTTTAGCATTTCAACTCTACCCAGGTGAAGTTGGTGAAAAAATCTTTAATAACATCTCTAAAGAAGCGTGGGCTCAATGGCAACACAAACAAACCATGCTGATCAACGAAAAACATCTAAACATGATGGATTTAGAGCATAGAAGCTTTTTAGAAGAGCAGATGATTGGCTTCTTGTTTGAAGGCAAAGAAGTTGAAATAGAAGGCTATAAGCCAGTATAA
- the mutY gene encoding A/G-specific adenine glycosylase, translating to MEINRDLATWFAEQVVDWYELYGRKTLPWQLAKTPYKVWVSEIMLQQTQVATVIPYFERFMHRFDTIEELANASEDEVLHHWTGLGYYARARNLHKTAKIITEQYQGVFPTDIDEVIALPGIGRSTAGAILSLSLGQHHPILDGNVKRVLARFFTVEGWYGNKQVENQLWQLSEQITPKNNVIQFNQAMMDLGSSLCSRSKYDCDPCPLNARCDALKHNVVNVFPHSKPKKTVPEKSCVMLIIHHEKKLLLERRPNAGIWGGLHCFFEFETNEQLLAYLTQKGITESPMYADSFTHVFSHFKLAITPVVVNLSSPFQQINDSNEIWYDLQSPPKVGLATPTKKLIKDFKKLKSAIE from the coding sequence ATGGAAATCAATAGAGACTTAGCGACTTGGTTTGCCGAACAAGTTGTCGATTGGTATGAGCTCTACGGGCGCAAAACCCTCCCTTGGCAATTAGCCAAAACGCCATATAAAGTATGGGTTTCGGAGATCATGCTTCAGCAAACTCAAGTGGCGACAGTTATTCCGTATTTTGAACGGTTTATGCACCGCTTTGATACTATAGAAGAGCTTGCCAATGCCTCTGAAGATGAAGTCCTTCATCATTGGACTGGCCTTGGTTATTATGCAAGAGCACGTAATTTACATAAAACAGCAAAAATCATTACTGAGCAATATCAAGGTGTGTTTCCAACAGATATTGATGAAGTGATTGCGCTTCCAGGGATTGGCCGCTCAACAGCCGGTGCTATTTTGTCGTTGTCCTTAGGGCAACATCACCCGATTTTAGACGGTAACGTAAAGCGGGTATTAGCGCGTTTTTTTACTGTTGAAGGCTGGTATGGCAATAAACAAGTAGAAAACCAATTGTGGCAATTATCGGAGCAAATCACGCCAAAAAATAACGTGATTCAGTTTAATCAAGCCATGATGGATTTGGGGTCGAGTTTATGTTCCCGCTCTAAGTATGATTGTGATCCATGCCCACTAAACGCACGTTGTGATGCTTTAAAGCACAATGTGGTCAATGTATTTCCTCATTCTAAGCCAAAAAAGACTGTGCCAGAAAAGTCTTGTGTGATGCTAATTATTCATCATGAAAAGAAATTGCTGCTTGAACGCAGGCCTAATGCGGGAATTTGGGGGGGGTTACACTGCTTTTTTGAGTTTGAGACAAACGAGCAACTTCTTGCCTATTTAACACAAAAAGGCATAACAGAGTCTCCCATGTATGCTGATTCATTCACCCATGTATTCAGTCACTTTAAGTTGGCTATTACGCCGGTCGTCGTTAATTTGTCATCCCCATTTCAACAAATAAACGACAGTAATGAAATTTGGTATGATCTGCAGTCACCACCAAAAGTCGGGCTGGCAACTCCGACAAAGAAATTGATTAAAGATTTTAAAAAATTGAAATCAGCTATAGAATAA
- the trmB gene encoding tRNA (guanosine(46)-N7)-methyltransferase TrmB, with protein sequence MSEQLKNSLEQAEQDGKFIRTIRSFVKREGRLTKGQASAIDQNWATMGLEHKNGLLDLSQVFGNDNDVILEIGFGMGKSLVEMAAKSPDKNFIGIEVHRPGVGACLADAAEAGVTNLRVFEHDAIEVLADCIADEALAGLQLFFPDPWHKKRHHKRRIVQTAFAESLRKKLKIGGVFHMATDWENYAEHMLEVMQVAPGYKNLSQSNDYMPRPDFRPLTKFEQRGHRLGHGVWDLMFERNA encoded by the coding sequence ATGAGTGAACAGCTTAAAAACTCGCTTGAACAAGCAGAGCAAGACGGAAAGTTTATCCGTACCATCCGTAGTTTTGTTAAGCGTGAAGGTCGTTTAACGAAAGGCCAAGCCAGCGCCATTGATCAAAACTGGGCAACTATGGGCTTAGAACATAAAAATGGTTTACTTGATTTAAGCCAAGTCTTTGGTAACGATAATGATGTTATCTTAGAGATTGGCTTTGGCATGGGTAAATCTTTGGTTGAAATGGCTGCCAAATCTCCTGATAAAAACTTTATCGGTATTGAAGTGCATCGCCCTGGTGTAGGTGCATGTTTAGCTGATGCAGCTGAGGCTGGTGTTACAAACTTGCGCGTTTTTGAACATGATGCTATTGAAGTATTAGCAGATTGTATCGCTGATGAAGCATTAGCAGGTTTACAGCTGTTTTTCCCAGATCCTTGGCACAAAAAACGCCATCACAAACGCCGAATTGTACAAACCGCATTCGCTGAAAGTTTACGTAAAAAATTAAAGATTGGTGGTGTTTTCCACATGGCTACCGATTGGGAAAACTATGCAGAGCATATGCTTGAAGTGATGCAAGTTGCTCCAGGTTATAAAAACTTATCTCAAAGCAATGACTATATGCCTCGCCCTGATTTTCGTCCTTTGACTAAATTTGAGCAACGTGGCCACCGATTAGGCCATGGAGTATGGGATTTAATGTTTGAACGTAACGCCTAA